TCGGAGACGCTGTCCCATCGCGAGCCCCCGCTCTGCGTGGAGCTCACCTCGGACGGCGCCAACCCGCCCATCACGCTGCAGGGCTCGTTCTCCTCGGCGCTCGAGATGCACGGGCACGTCGCGCAGGTGGAGCCGCGCGGCAAGCGGCTCGTGCAGACGGACCGGCTCGGGCTGCATCACCTGCCGCTCTCGTCGCTGCAGCTCGAGGGCGGGCCGCCGACGGCGCCGATCGCGCATCAGCGCTCGGTCGTGCGAACGCCGCCGAGCCACTGGTACCGGGAGGCGCTCGCGCTGCGTCAGCGAGACCTCGAGGCGCCCGACCTCGAGATCGGCGTGCGCGACGGCTGGATGCTCGCCGCGACCCTCCCCGTCAGCCCGCACCTCCCGCTCGCGAACGCGGGCTCGCTCGTCCTCTTCAGCCGCGAGGTCCCCTACGACTACGACCCGTGGGAGCTGGCCTTCACGAACGCCTTCGAGGCGCGGATCGTCGACGAGGTCTACCCCATGACCGCGGGCGGCATGCTGCTGGACGCCCGGCCCTACCGCGAGGTCGAGCCCATCTTCGCGAGCCGCGTGGACACCGCGCACGACGGCGCGGCGCACTACGCCCGTGGCTCGAAGATCGGCGGCTTCCCCGCCCTGGTCACGGGCACACGCGAGGACGCCGCGAACGCCTTCGTCTCGGACCTCCGCTGCGAGGACTGCGACGCTCGCCTGCGCTTCGCGGTCCAGCTCGCGTGGCCCGAGTGGGACCTGATCAGCGCGGTGCTCTACGTCTACGCCTGCCCCTTCGGTCACTCCGCGGCCGCGAAAGCACAGAACGTCTAGCCGTTCGCAGACCGTGGCCCGGTGCGCTCTGGTAGGCTCCCGGGGATGAGCTCGGGCAGCGCGGCGCACCGCGGAATTCGGGTCGACTCGTCGCTCTGGCCGGTCGTCCACATGCAGGTCTTCGCGGACGTCACGGAGGCGGACGTCGACGTGGCCTACGACGAGCTGGAGTCGCTCGTGCCCCGGGGTCGCCACGTGCACCTGACCGACCTTCGGCACGTCAACCCGCTCACCATCCCGGCGACGCTCCGAAAGAAGTTCGCCGAGCGGGAGCGCCGGCTCGCCGAGGTCGCGGAGGGGGTCATCATGGCCGACGCGCGCGTCGTCGATCACCCGGTCGTGCGTGGGCTCCTCACCGCGTTCGAGTGGCTGGTGGGCGACGTCCCGTGGCCGGTCACGAACCACGCCTCCGAGCGAGCCGCCCTGGACTGGCTTCGCGAACGAGGCTTCTGAGCTGCGCGACGCGGCCGTCCGTTACGGGCGCGCTTCGTTCTCGGCCGGCGCCTCGTCGAAGCCGCGCACGATCTCCTCGGTGCGGTCCCAGAGCTTCTCGGCCAGCTCGAGGTCCCGGCCGTGCCGTGAGGACTTGGCCACGTTGCAATCCGAGAAGTACTCGCCGTTGATCTCCGCCGCCGCGGGGTGAGCGGCCACGTAGCACTGGGTCGCCGCGCCCTGCGGGATGCTCTTGAAGGCGAGCGCGGACAGGACGGGCATGAGCGCGCGGGCCACGCCGGGGAGGTGACGGCCGAGGTTGGTGTCGATCACGCCGGGATGGAGCGCGTTCGCGGTCTTGCGCGTGCCCTCGAAGCGCTTGGCCAGCGAGCGGGCGAAGAGCAGGTTGGCCAGCTTGGACTGCCCGTACGCCTTGTTCGGCGTGTAGCCCTGCTCGAAGGTCAGATCGTCGAGCTGGATGCCGCCCGGCGGCGCCCAGTTGTGGGCCGCGCTCGAGAGCATCACCACGCGCCCGTCGTCGGTGAGCTGATCGAGCAGGCCCGTCACGAGCATGAAGTGGCCGACGTGGTTGGTGAGGAACTGCAGCTCCTGGCCGTGGGCCAGGGTCCGCTCGGGCAGCGCCATGATGCCCGCGTTGCAGAGGAGCACGTCGATGGGTCCGTGCGCGGAGGCCGTCTCCACGCAGGCCCTGACCGAGGCGGGCTCCGACAGCTCGCACGCGAGCGGGACCGCGTCTTTCCCCAGCGACGCCAGGGCGTCTCGCGCCTTGGCGAGCGTGCGCGCCGCGCCGAGGATCCGCGCCCCGCGCATGTGCAGCACCCGCGCCGTCTCCGCCCCAAGCCCGGAGTTGATCCCCGTGATCAGGACCGTCTTGCCGCTCAGGTCCACCCCATCGGTGACCTCTTCGGCCGTGGACGCGTAGCCGAACCCGCTGGGGCCGGCGCTCTTGAACCATGCGTAGAGCGACATGGCATCGACCTGGGGCGAGTCGACGGCGACCGCCAGTCCTAGAGCACATCTCAAGCCCAGCTGATCTGATAGGCGAGCTTGTCGGGGGTGCAGCGCTCCGGCAGCTGGCGCACGTAGGCGACGCGGCAGAACATCTCGATCAGCGCGTGCAGCACGCCGCGCATGCCGTGCTGGATGTAGTCGTAGCGAGCGACGGGCCAGGCGTAGGCCTCGAGGCGCGCCTCTTTCGGGCCCAGCTTGTAGAGCGCGATGTTCCCCCCGATCCAGATGCGCCGCCAGAGCCGCGGGGTTCGCTCCAGCACCGCCCACGGGCTCGCGCCCGCGCTCTTGGCCGCGCGCACGACGACGCTGAGGATGGTGGCGTGCAGACGATCGGACACCTCGCGTCCGATGTCGTAGAGCTCCGTCGCGCTGAGGCCCAGCCGATCGCACGCCGTGTAGTGGGCGTGCGCGACGTCGATGGGCAGCCACATACCCGCGACGTGCATCTCGATCACGTCTCGGTGCTCGGGCGGCACGTGCCGCAGATATCGATCCCAGAGCTCGCGCTCCTTGAGGGCGCGGACACTGGACGAGAGCCAGGTGCTCCTGAACTCCGAGGCGAGGGCCGTGGCTGCCGTGGCGGCGACGAGCGCCTCCTCGGTGGGGTGGGGGTACTGCATGAGAGGGCGACGTACGGCAGGCCCGGCCGGGCATGAAGACGATCTGACCGGACATTCCGCCGCCTGACGCGAACGGCCAAGGAACCGCGCGCGTGTCGGGTCGGAGGGGCGTGAGCTTCCACATCCCCGAGCCGTGCGAAGAGCGCTGGGAAGACATGGCCCCCCGCGGGGAGGGCCGCTTCTGCGAGCGCTGTCAGCACACCGTCGTCGACCTGTCGAAGATGAGCCGCGCCCAGGCGGAGAGCCGGATGCGCCGCGTGACCGGCGACTACCTGTGCGTGCAGCTCGCGGTGGACGAGGACGACGCGCCGCTCTTTCGGCCCGCGCCCTCGCGCGCCCCGCACTGGGCCGGCGGCCTCGTGCTGCTGAGCGCGCTGAGCGCGGCGGGCTGCGCCGAGGGGGACGCGCCCGAGATGACCGAGACGATCGAGCCGTGTGAGCTGCCCGACCCGGGACCGGCGATGCAGCCGGTGGTGACCCAGCCCGCGCCGGAGGCGGTCCCGGAGGCGGTGGCGATGCCCAGCGACGCGGGCGCGGGCGCCCTCTCAGCGGCCGAGCGAGAAGCGCTCGAGGCCCGGAAGCACGCCATCCAGACCCCGCCCATCCGCATGGTGCGGGGCCGGATGCCGCGCCACCGGTTCTGATCAGGCGGAGGCGAGCGAGCCCGTCCGATCGACGCCGCGGGGCGTGATCGGCGCCTTCTTCCAGCGGCCCCAGGCGACGAAGAGGCTGAGCGTCATGAGCACGGCCGGCGCGCCGAGCCCGGCGATCTCGCCGCGCACGAGGTGCAACACCAGCGCGAGCAGCATCACCAGGCCCAGGCTGGCCGCCGCGAGGGGCGTCAGGCCTGGCTTGATGCGGGTCGCCGCGGGCAGGATCAGCCCGATCGCGCCGAGCACCTCCGCGCCGCCCGCCAGACGCGCCATCCACGGGAAGTCGGCCGCGAAGGCCATCCCGCTCGCCACCAGCTCGTCGATGGGCGTGGCCAGCTTCATCGCGCCCGCCATGCCGAACGCGGCGGCGAGGAGCACCTGCAGGATCCAGAGCGTGATCTTCATCGTCGTCTCTCCTTGGAGAGCGAAGTCTAGGAGGTTCCCTAGGCGCAACCATCGGGCGCCCTTGCAACCCATGGTTGCCCTGGTGCAACCTAAAGGCGTGAACCTGGTGGATCTCGACGCGTTCGTCCGGGTGGTGGAGACGGGCAGCCTGACCGGCGCGGCCGAGCAGCTCGGGGTCCCGAAGTCCACCGTCAGCCGCCGGGTGGCCCGGCTCGAGGACGCGCTGGGGCTGCCGCTGCTGACGCGCTCGGCCCGCAGCGTGACCGTGACCGAAGATGGGCTGCGGCTGCACGCCCGCTCCGCGCCCGCCCTGCGTCAGCTCGCGGAGGTCGAGCGCGAGCTGGACGACCGGGCCGAGACGCCGACCGGCGTGCTGCGGCTCACCACGCCCCAGGACCTCGGCCACTCCACCGGCTTCGCGCGCCTGCTCACCGACTTCCGGGAGCGCTTCCCGGAGGTGATCGTGGAGGTCGAGCTGACCAACCGGGTGCTCGATCTCGCGGCCGAGGGGTTCGACCTCGCGCTCCGGCCGAACGCGCCGAGCGTGGGAGGCGGCGGCCTGGTGGGCCGGCGGATCGCGACGCACGGCGCGGGCCTCTACGCGAGCCCGGCGTACCTCGCGCGCCGCGGGCGCCCCGAGCTGCCGGGCTCCCTCGCCGGCCACGATCTCGTGCACCACCGGGTGCTGCCGCGCGACCGCGTGGTGCTGCGAAGGGACGACGACACCGAGGTCGAGCTGGCCGCGAAGAGCGTGATGATCTGCAACGACTTCTGGCTCGTCGCGGCGGCCGCGGTGCAAGGCGGAGGCGTGGCCGTGATCCCCGAGATGATGGCCGAGCCCCACGTGGAGCGCGGTGAGCTCGAGCGCCTCTTCCCCGCCCTGTCGGCGATGCGTGGCTCACTCTGGGTGGTGTGGCCCGAGGGTCGCCACCTCGCCCCTCGCGTGCGCGCGTTCGTCGACCACATCGTCGACCGATCCGGGCGCCCGGAGCTCTGGCGGTAACTTTTCTCTCTCGATCGCGTCAGTCGCGCGTGCGCACGTTCGTCCGGGGGCTCATGACGCACGCTCTCCTCTCCCGGACAGGCGGCCAGGCGGCGCTCTTCGCGCCCGATGAGACCCAGGCCTATCGCACCCTCGTCGGCATCGCGGGGCGCCACCTGCGGCCGCTCCCCCCGGGGTTCCTCGCGCGGCACGTGCTCCGTCTCTACGGCG
This window of the Sandaracinaceae bacterium genome carries:
- a CDS encoding SDR family oxidoreductase; the encoded protein is MSLYAWFKSAGPSGFGYASTAEEVTDGVDLSGKTVLITGINSGLGAETARVLHMRGARILGAARTLAKARDALASLGKDAVPLACELSEPASVRACVETASAHGPIDVLLCNAGIMALPERTLAHGQELQFLTNHVGHFMLVTGLLDQLTDDGRVVMLSSAAHNWAPPGGIQLDDLTFEQGYTPNKAYGQSKLANLLFARSLAKRFEGTRKTANALHPGVIDTNLGRHLPGVARALMPVLSALAFKSIPQGAATQCYVAAHPAAAEINGEYFSDCNVAKSSRHGRDLELAEKLWDRTEEIVRGFDEAPAENEARP
- a CDS encoding DoxX family protein; amino-acid sequence: MKITLWILQVLLAAAFGMAGAMKLATPIDELVASGMAFAADFPWMARLAGGAEVLGAIGLILPAATRIKPGLTPLAAASLGLVMLLALVLHLVRGEIAGLGAPAVLMTLSLFVAWGRWKKAPITPRGVDRTGSLASA
- a CDS encoding LysR family transcriptional regulator, whose translation is MVALVQPKGVNLVDLDAFVRVVETGSLTGAAEQLGVPKSTVSRRVARLEDALGLPLLTRSARSVTVTEDGLRLHARSAPALRQLAEVERELDDRAETPTGVLRLTTPQDLGHSTGFARLLTDFRERFPEVIVEVELTNRVLDLAAEGFDLALRPNAPSVGGGGLVGRRIATHGAGLYASPAYLARRGRPELPGSLAGHDLVHHRVLPRDRVVLRRDDDTEVELAAKSVMICNDFWLVAAAAVQGGGVAVIPEMMAEPHVERGELERLFPALSAMRGSLWVVWPEGRHLAPRVRAFVDHIVDRSGRPELWR